In Candidatus Hydrogenedentota bacterium, the following are encoded in one genomic region:
- a CDS encoding thioredoxin domain-containing protein, with product MKASEKGKTTSHPTRKPNHLVNETSTYLQQHAYNPVQWYPWGEEALKRARAENKPILLSVGYAACHWCHVMEHESFEDDTTAALMNEGFINIKVDREERTDIDEIYMKAVQLMTGHGGWPMTVFLTPDLKPFFGGTYFPPLDHHGMPSFKRVLKQIQLAWQNNQDDLMASAGELTEHIQLME from the coding sequence TTGAAAGCAAGCGAAAAGGGCAAGACAACAAGCCATCCCACAAGGAAGCCCAATCACCTTGTAAATGAAACCAGCACCTATTTGCAGCAGCACGCCTATAATCCCGTGCAATGGTATCCCTGGGGCGAAGAAGCGCTCAAAAGGGCCCGGGCGGAAAACAAGCCGATCTTACTTTCGGTCGGCTATGCCGCCTGCCACTGGTGCCATGTAATGGAACATGAAAGTTTCGAAGACGATACTACGGCCGCTCTCATGAACGAAGGTTTTATCAACATAAAGGTAGATCGGGAAGAGCGCACCGACATCGATGAAATCTACATGAAAGCCGTACAGTTGATGACCGGACACGGCGGCTGGCCCATGACCGTCTTTCTCACGCCAGATTTGAAGCCCTTCTTCGGCGGCACCTATTTCCCGCCCCTGGATCATCACGGCATGCCCTCCTTCAAACGGGTGCTCAAGCAGATTCAACTGGCCTGGCAGAACAACCAGGATGACCTTATGGCCTCGGCCGGGGAACTAACCGAACACATCCAACTCATGGAGC